A stretch of the Desulfobacter sp. genome encodes the following:
- a CDS encoding response regulator produces MAHKVPKDQTVGPVLEDLGLGFIHDETGEEGLESVRKATTPFSLVLCDQRMPGMKGSQFLAKVKEISPETIRVLITGYSDIKTIIRAVNKGAVQRYISKPLKNDDITQTIRSGIAQYEKYLESQQLYGVAKKQNKKLYELNCELMEATKATEKNSPVLKRKS; encoded by the coding sequence GTGGCTCACAAAGTGCCCAAAGACCAGACAGTCGGCCCTGTTCTCGAAGATCTGGGCCTGGGATTTATCCACGATGAGACCGGAGAAGAGGGCCTTGAAAGCGTCAGAAAAGCAACCACTCCCTTTTCCCTGGTGCTGTGCGACCAGCGTATGCCCGGCATGAAGGGCAGCCAGTTTCTGGCAAAGGTAAAAGAAATTTCCCCTGAAACCATCCGGGTTCTGATCACGGGATATTCTGACATAAAGACCATTATCCGGGCGGTCAACAAGGGCGCGGTTCAACGGTATATCTCAAAGCCCTTAAAAAATGATGACATCACCCAAACCATCCGGTCAGGCATCGCACAATATGAAAAATACCTGGAAAGTCAGCAATTATATGGGGTGGCCAAAAAACAAAACAAAAAATTGTACGAACTCAACTGCGAGCTTATGGAAGCCACAAAGGCCACGGAAAAAAACTCACCCGTCTTGAAAAGGAAATCCTGA
- the glpK gene encoding glycerol kinase GlpK yields MTAYLGAVDQGTTSTRFIIFDKNGAIIGLSQMEHDQICNQPGWVEHDAMQIWNNTRVVIQKALKKAGIKGSDLAAIGVTNQRETVMAWDKTTGEPLYNAIVWQCTRTDKICRELDKVHGQNGFKKITGLPTATYFSGPKIKWMLENVPAVKQAADKNQACFGTMDTWVVWNLTGGPKKGRYVTDVTNASRTLLMNLTTLEWDKDILKAMGISLGCLPNIIASSDAENFGRTDPEGPLGTDVPIAGALGDQQAALFGQTCFSPGEAKNTYGTGCFLLFNTGSEIRFSSHGLLTTLGYQIGSQPPVYALEGSIAYAGALVQWVRDNLGLIKDAPQIETLANTVPDNGDVYCVPAFSGLFAPYWRSDARGVITGLTQFANKGHIARAVLEAAAFQTKDIAQAILKDLEDDQEKDWELKSLKVDGGMVNNNTLMQFQADMLNVSVTRPKVAETTALGAAYAAGLAVGFWPDTRALKENWHVHSTWDPKMEDDQREDLYKGWKKAVDRTFGWKDQA; encoded by the coding sequence ATGACAGCATATCTTGGAGCCGTAGACCAGGGAACCACCAGTACACGATTTATCATCTTCGACAAAAACGGGGCCATCATCGGTTTGAGTCAGATGGAACATGACCAGATATGTAATCAGCCCGGCTGGGTTGAACACGATGCAATGCAGATCTGGAACAATACCCGGGTGGTGATCCAAAAGGCCCTTAAAAAAGCCGGCATCAAAGGAAGCGACCTGGCGGCCATTGGGGTGACCAACCAGAGAGAGACGGTTATGGCATGGGATAAAACCACAGGAGAACCGCTTTACAACGCCATTGTGTGGCAGTGCACAAGAACGGATAAAATCTGCCGGGAGTTGGACAAAGTCCATGGCCAGAACGGATTTAAAAAAATAACAGGCCTGCCCACGGCCACCTATTTTTCAGGACCGAAAATCAAGTGGATGCTCGAAAATGTACCGGCGGTAAAACAGGCCGCAGATAAAAATCAGGCCTGCTTCGGCACCATGGACACCTGGGTGGTTTGGAACCTTACCGGAGGCCCGAAAAAAGGCCGATATGTCACGGATGTGACCAATGCATCCAGAACCCTTCTCATGAATTTAACCACCCTGGAATGGGATAAAGATATACTCAAAGCCATGGGTATCAGCCTTGGCTGTCTGCCAAACATCATTGCCTCTTCAGATGCTGAAAATTTCGGAAGAACCGATCCTGAGGGTCCTTTGGGAACAGATGTCCCCATTGCCGGCGCTTTGGGTGACCAGCAGGCCGCCCTGTTCGGCCAGACCTGTTTTTCACCGGGAGAAGCCAAAAACACATACGGTACCGGGTGTTTCCTTCTATTTAACACCGGCAGTGAAATCAGGTTCTCCAGCCATGGACTGCTCACCACTCTGGGATACCAGATCGGCTCCCAGCCACCGGTGTATGCCCTGGAAGGTTCAATTGCCTATGCCGGAGCCCTGGTTCAATGGGTCAGGGACAATTTAGGGTTGATCAAAGATGCACCCCAGATTGAAACCCTGGCCAATACCGTTCCGGATAATGGGGATGTCTATTGCGTGCCTGCATTTTCAGGTCTGTTTGCCCCCTATTGGCGGTCCGATGCCAGGGGCGTGATCACAGGACTCACCCAGTTTGCAAACAAGGGACATATTGCAAGGGCCGTGCTTGAAGCGGCTGCCTTTCAGACCAAGGATATTGCCCAGGCCATCCTCAAGGATCTTGAGGATGACCAGGAAAAGGACTGGGAGCTTAAATCCCTGAAAGTAGACGGGGGCATGGTGAACAACAACACCTTGATGCAGTTCCAGGCAGACATGCTCAATGTCTCTGTCACCCGTCCCAAGGTGGCTGAGACAACGGCCCTTGGCGCCGCCTATGCCGCAGGACTGGCCGTGGGATTCTGGCCGGACACCCGGGCGCTGAAGGAAAACTGGCATGTTCATTCCACCTGGGACCCCAAAATGGAAGATGACCAGCGTGAGGACCTTTACAAAGGATGGAAAAAGGCCGTGGACCGGACCTTTGGCTGGAAGGATCAGGCGTAA
- a CDS encoding pyruvate carboxylase subunit B, which translates to MSEHNQVKMVEMNYKKDRPKAEKPLMVEDLSLRDGHQSLFATRGRTEDMIPVAEQMDEIGFWAVEVWGGATFDTMHRFLGEDPWERLRTLKRYFKKTPFSMLLRGQNLVGYRNYADDVAKLFVKKTVDNGLEVFRTFDALNDYRNFETVVPVIKECGAHFQGCICYTLTEPRLGGEVYNLDYYLQKARDLEDMGADSICIKDMAGLMSPYDAYELIKAMKAEVKPLIHLHSHFTSGMSPMTHFKAVEAGVDIIDTCMTPYAYRTSHAALEPLVMSLLGTNRDTGFDIKALAAINETLEKDVMPKYKHLLDDTKVSMIDINVLLHQTPGGMLSNLVNQLREMDAIDKIDEVYKELPRVRKELGQIPLVTPTSQIVGTQTVNNVLFDGDGERYKMITAQVKDLCYGLYGKTSVPIDAEVQQKALKGYDRGEEPISCRPAEVLEPELEKAREQIGDLAMDDEDLILYTLFPVTGKKYLMQKYGKEQVPDAIKPITLDDVKKQDEIIKKAKAGKLIEPAEQMPEKSEFARTFNVFVEGEYFEVGVDEVGGSPVITYAAPAAAVPAAAAPAAPAPPAPAAAPAAPAPKPVAPAPKPAPAAAPAAPAPKPVAPAPKPAADTGAGTPVKAPMPGMVIKYEKNVGDAVNEGETVVVIEAMKMENALPATASGTITAIHYNSGDSVAKDDVLATIE; encoded by the coding sequence ATGAGTGAGCACAATCAAGTTAAAATGGTTGAGATGAACTACAAAAAGGACCGGCCCAAGGCGGAAAAGCCCTTGATGGTGGAAGATCTTTCCCTGCGTGACGGCCATCAGTCTTTGTTTGCCACAAGGGGACGCACAGAAGATATGATTCCGGTGGCCGAGCAGATGGATGAGATCGGGTTCTGGGCGGTTGAAGTCTGGGGCGGGGCCACCTTTGACACCATGCACAGATTCTTGGGAGAAGATCCCTGGGAGCGGCTGCGGACCTTGAAACGCTACTTTAAGAAAACCCCTTTTTCCATGCTCCTTCGCGGCCAGAACCTGGTGGGCTATCGGAATTATGCCGATGACGTGGCCAAGCTCTTTGTTAAAAAGACGGTGGACAACGGCCTGGAAGTGTTCAGAACCTTTGACGCCCTCAACGACTATCGAAACTTTGAAACCGTGGTCCCTGTGATCAAGGAATGCGGGGCCCATTTCCAGGGCTGTATCTGCTATACCCTGACCGAACCCCGCCTGGGTGGAGAGGTCTACAACCTGGACTATTATCTTCAAAAGGCAAGAGACCTTGAGGACATGGGGGCCGATTCCATCTGCATCAAGGACATGGCAGGGCTCATGTCTCCCTATGATGCCTATGAACTGATCAAGGCCATGAAGGCCGAGGTTAAACCCTTGATTCATCTTCATTCTCATTTTACCTCCGGCATGTCGCCCATGACCCATTTCAAGGCTGTGGAAGCCGGTGTGGACATCATTGACACCTGCATGACGCCCTATGCCTACCGAACCTCCCATGCCGCACTTGAGCCTCTGGTCATGAGCCTTTTGGGAACCAACCGGGATACAGGGTTTGACATTAAGGCCCTGGCCGCCATCAATGAGACCCTGGAAAAAGATGTCATGCCCAAGTACAAGCATCTTCTGGACGACACCAAGGTGTCCATGATCGATATCAACGTGCTGCTTCACCAGACGCCGGGGGGCATGCTTTCAAATCTGGTCAACCAGCTGCGTGAAATGGATGCCATTGACAAGATTGATGAGGTATACAAGGAACTGCCCCGGGTGAGAAAAGAACTGGGCCAGATTCCCCTGGTGACTCCCACAAGCCAGATCGTTGGCACCCAGACTGTGAACAACGTCTTGTTTGACGGTGATGGCGAGCGGTACAAGATGATTACCGCCCAGGTCAAAGATCTTTGCTATGGTCTGTACGGAAAAACCAGCGTGCCCATTGATGCCGAGGTTCAGCAAAAGGCCCTCAAAGGCTATGACCGGGGTGAAGAACCCATTTCCTGCCGTCCTGCCGAAGTGCTTGAGCCTGAACTTGAAAAGGCCAGAGAACAGATCGGAGATCTGGCCATGGATGATGAAGATCTTATCCTTTACACCCTGTTTCCGGTGACCGGGAAAAAATATCTCATGCAAAAATACGGCAAGGAGCAGGTGCCTGACGCCATCAAGCCCATTACCCTGGATGACGTGAAAAAACAAGACGAGATCATTAAAAAGGCCAAGGCAGGCAAACTCATTGAACCGGCTGAGCAGATGCCTGAAAAGAGTGAATTTGCAAGGACCTTTAATGTATTTGTGGAAGGGGAATATTTTGAGGTTGGCGTGGATGAGGTGGGCGGATCTCCTGTGATCACCTACGCAGCTCCTGCTGCTGCAGTTCCAGCTGCTGCAGCGCCTGCGGCTCCTGCACCGCCTGCTCCGGCAGCAGCGCCTGCAGCTCCGGCTCCCAAGCCTGTGGCACCCGCACCCAAGCCTGCTCCGGCAGCAGCGCCTGCAGCTCCGGCTCCCAAGCCTGTGGCACCCGCACCCAAGCCTGCTGCGGATACAGGTGCCGGTACCCCGGTCAAGGCGCCCATGCCCGGCATGGTCATCAAGTACGAAAAAAATGTGGGGGAT
- a CDS encoding 4Fe-4S binding protein has protein sequence MGKGKSVTHVIDKEWCKGCGICVHFCPKKVLELDKQGKVEAVRPEDCIACMLCELRCPDLAIQIKENQEGEND, from the coding sequence ATGGGAAAAGGCAAATCAGTCACACATGTAATCGACAAGGAATGGTGTAAAGGGTGCGGCATCTGCGTTCATTTCTGTCCCAAAAAAGTGCTTGAATTGGACAAGCAGGGAAAAGTGGAAGCAGTTCGCCCGGAAGACTGTATCGCATGCATGCTTTGCGAACTTAGATGCCCGGATCTGGCAATTCAAATCAAAGAAAATCAGGAAGGGGAAAATGACTAA
- a CDS encoding glycosyltransferase, which produces MATIKENQVSVIIPTFNRAHVLKRAVDSVLAQDYPSIELIVVDDGSTDNTRALLDGYKDQIRVIIQPNMGVSGARNTGIRESSGAFIALLDSDDEWTRDKLMVQMDFFRAHPHAMICQTEEIWIRNGKRVNPRVKHKKPSGFIFEHSLKLCLVSPSAVMMRRTLFDLKGMFNEDFPVCEDYDLWLRISRDIPVYLVDTPCTVKYGGHDDQLSASHSQDKYRIKAILNLIREKTLTCDQKTAAIDVLVKKSRVYGNGCIKRGKIREGEYYISLCQRFDPG; this is translated from the coding sequence ATGGCAACGATAAAAGAAAATCAGGTCTCGGTGATTATCCCCACCTTTAACCGGGCCCATGTCCTGAAAAGAGCGGTGGATTCGGTGTTGGCCCAGGATTACCCCTCCATTGAACTGATTGTTGTGGATGACGGTTCCACCGACAATACCAGGGCGCTTCTGGATGGATACAAAGATCAGATCCGGGTGATTATCCAGCCCAATATGGGGGTCTCGGGTGCCAGGAATACAGGAATCCGGGAAAGCTCAGGCGCCTTTATTGCCCTGCTGGATTCAGATGATGAATGGACCCGGGATAAACTTATGGTGCAGATGGATTTTTTCAGGGCCCATCCCCATGCCATGATCTGCCAGACCGAAGAGATCTGGATCAGGAACGGAAAACGGGTCAATCCCAGGGTCAAGCATAAAAAGCCTTCAGGCTTTATTTTCGAGCATAGTCTGAAGCTCTGCCTGGTAAGTCCTTCTGCCGTGATGATGCGCAGGACCTTGTTTGATCTTAAGGGCATGTTCAACGAAGATTTTCCCGTGTGTGAGGATTATGATCTGTGGCTGCGCATCTCAAGGGATATTCCGGTCTATCTGGTGGATACCCCGTGCACCGTTAAATACGGGGGCCATGATGATCAGCTCTCTGCCTCCCACTCCCAGGATAAGTACAGGATCAAGGCGATTTTAAACCTGATCCGGGAAAAAACATTGACCTGTGATCAAAAAACGGCCGCAATTGATGTGCTTGTGAAAAAATCCAGGGTGTATGGAAACGGGTGCATAAAACGGGGAAAAATCCGTGAAGGAGAGTATTATATCTCCTTGTGCCAGAGGTTTGATCCGGGATAG
- a CDS encoding methylmalonyl-CoA carboxyltransferase: MGVVSDKIQELKLKEKKIKAMGGEKALAKRREKGKLNARERLDLLFDDNSFREVDMFVTHRCTNFGMETKEIPADGVVTGHGRVDGRVVFAYAQDFTARAGSLGEMQAKKICKVMDLAMKSGAPIVGMNDSGGARIQEGIDALSGYGEIFFRNSGASGVIPQISAIMGPTAGGAVYSPAMTDFIFMVKESSYMFITGPNVIKAVTGEEVSFEDLGGAMAHNEKSGVAQFACESDEDCINQMKELLSFLPSNNMEDPPILPPSDDPNRMDASLDTIIPDNPNQGYDIKEVIASIVDNGSIFEPHQYFAKNIVICFARLNGRPIGIIANQPKVMAGCLDIDASDKATRFIRFCDAFNIPMLTIADVPGYLPGSDQEWGGIIRHGAKLLWCYSEATVPKLLLITRKDYGGSYLAMCSKHLGADMAFAWPSAQIAVMGAEGAANIIHAREIKGSDDPVAKRKEKIDEYNEQFSNPYCAAARGYVDAVIVPSETRPRLIDALEALSTKREMRPAKKHGNIPV; the protein is encoded by the coding sequence ATGGGAGTCGTATCGGACAAGATCCAGGAATTAAAGTTGAAAGAAAAAAAGATCAAGGCCATGGGCGGGGAAAAAGCCCTGGCCAAACGGCGTGAAAAAGGCAAACTCAATGCCAGGGAACGCCTTGACCTGCTCTTTGATGACAACAGTTTCAGGGAAGTGGATATGTTTGTGACCCACCGGTGTACCAATTTCGGGATGGAGACCAAGGAAATTCCGGCAGACGGGGTTGTCACAGGTCATGGCCGGGTGGACGGAAGAGTTGTTTTTGCCTATGCCCAGGATTTTACTGCCCGGGCAGGCTCTCTGGGTGAGATGCAGGCCAAAAAGATCTGCAAGGTCATGGATCTTGCCATGAAATCAGGTGCGCCCATCGTCGGGATGAACGATTCGGGCGGGGCCAGAATCCAGGAGGGAATTGACGCCCTTTCAGGATACGGGGAAATCTTTTTTAGAAATTCAGGCGCTTCCGGCGTCATTCCCCAGATATCGGCCATCATGGGACCCACCGCCGGGGGGGCCGTATATTCACCTGCCATGACCGATTTTATTTTTATGGTCAAAGAATCTTCTTACATGTTCATCACAGGCCCCAATGTGATCAAGGCGGTGACTGGCGAAGAGGTCAGTTTTGAGGACTTGGGCGGTGCCATGGCCCACAATGAAAAATCAGGGGTGGCCCAGTTTGCCTGCGAGTCTGATGAGGACTGCATCAATCAGATGAAAGAACTTTTATCTTTTTTGCCTTCAAACAACATGGAAGATCCGCCAATTTTGCCCCCAAGTGATGATCCCAACCGCATGGATGCCTCTTTGGATACCATTATTCCGGACAACCCCAACCAGGGGTATGACATCAAAGAGGTGATCGCTTCCATCGTGGATAATGGATCCATATTTGAGCCCCACCAGTATTTTGCCAAAAATATCGTGATCTGCTTTGCCCGTCTTAACGGCCGGCCCATCGGGATTATTGCCAATCAGCCCAAGGTGATGGCAGGGTGTCTTGATATTGACGCCTCGGACAAGGCCACCCGGTTTATCCGGTTCTGCGATGCCTTTAATATCCCCATGCTCACCATTGCTGATGTGCCCGGCTACCTGCCCGGGTCAGATCAGGAATGGGGCGGGATCATCCGCCATGGGGCCAAACTGCTCTGGTGTTATTCCGAAGCCACCGTGCCCAAGCTTTTGCTCATCACCCGAAAAGACTATGGGGGGTCCTATCTTGCCATGTGCTCCAAACACCTTGGGGCAGATATGGCCTTTGCCTGGCCCTCGGCGCAGATTGCGGTCATGGGCGCTGAGGGTGCCGCTAATATTATCCATGCAAGGGAAATCAAAGGGTCAGATGATCCTGTGGCCAAACGCAAGGAAAAAATTGATGAGTATAATGAACAGTTTTCAAATCCCTATTGCGCGGCAGCAAGGGGCTATGTGGATGCGGTGATTGTTCCTTCTGAAACACGGCCAAGACTCATAGACGCCCTGGAGGCATTGTCCACCAAACGGGAAATGCGGCCGGCCAAGAAGCACGGAAATATTCCGGTTTAA
- a CDS encoding DUF342 domain-containing protein, with product MTETPRILILEAEEAVKNNTRQLLEERGWDVVCETVSKDALDRLEQAGTSFFHLFISSFKLPKMEGDDILEKARALSPLTQRMLMVPSDQSEMVIRAINKAEINACIVTPASDQDLLSQVESSLRRFAKDIKNERLKRVIAHQNKQMFIVAQRLKKKHALCQARIKNKTADKIKLGSKLSQAKKQRKDPVTLVERIDFFGIPITPQTLMDEFEKLAGHTRELFVKAAAQKDLDTTLPEPQTIMIAPETDQTETEPDKKQKIMAKILRSVFSLAETPDTDMSEDKNKTAGEDALLDEFIDVLISKDQARAFIKMKIRPENKDVLTTESLLEFLRQKGISFGIVDDKAIETWIDSATPKDETFIVAQGKKPILSTNGTITYEFETLYANPGKIMEDGRIDFRDRGDIPYASKNDLLATKTPAQEGKDGISVAGLPILIEEAEDPVFTAGNGTRLSQDGLKIYSTLDGQPHLDPLGEISVNPELSIAGDVDFETGNIDFKGNVVVAGTIEGVQNSVSVE from the coding sequence ATGACTGAGACCCCCAGAATCCTTATTCTTGAAGCAGAAGAGGCCGTAAAAAACAACACCAGACAACTATTGGAAGAACGAGGATGGGATGTGGTCTGTGAAACCGTTTCCAAAGACGCATTGGACCGCCTGGAACAGGCAGGAACCTCTTTTTTTCATCTTTTTATATCCAGTTTTAAACTTCCCAAAATGGAAGGAGATGATATTCTTGAAAAAGCCAGGGCCCTCTCCCCGTTGACCCAGCGCATGCTCATGGTCCCCTCAGACCAGTCCGAAATGGTTATCCGGGCCATCAACAAGGCTGAGATAAATGCCTGCATCGTGACCCCGGCATCGGACCAGGACCTTTTAAGCCAGGTTGAATCCAGCCTGAGAAGATTTGCCAAAGATATTAAAAATGAACGATTAAAACGGGTGATTGCCCATCAGAACAAACAAATGTTTATTGTTGCCCAGCGGCTGAAGAAAAAACATGCACTTTGCCAGGCCCGGATTAAAAACAAAACAGCAGATAAAATAAAGCTGGGTTCAAAATTGAGCCAAGCCAAAAAGCAGCGCAAAGATCCTGTAACTCTTGTAGAGAGGATTGACTTTTTCGGCATTCCCATCACTCCCCAGACCCTGATGGATGAGTTTGAAAAACTGGCCGGACACACCCGGGAACTATTTGTCAAAGCTGCGGCCCAAAAAGATCTTGACACCACCCTGCCAGAGCCCCAAACCATTATGATTGCACCGGAGACAGATCAGACAGAGACTGAACCAGACAAAAAACAAAAAATAATGGCCAAAATTCTCAGATCTGTTTTTTCCCTGGCGGAAACCCCGGATACAGACATGTCAGAGGACAAAAACAAAACCGCTGGGGAAGATGCCCTGTTAGACGAATTTATTGATGTATTGATATCCAAGGATCAGGCCCGGGCATTTATCAAGATGAAAATCCGTCCTGAAAACAAGGATGTCCTGACCACGGAAAGCCTTCTTGAATTTCTTCGCCAAAAAGGAATCAGCTTTGGCATTGTTGATGACAAGGCCATTGAGACCTGGATAGACTCTGCAACCCCGAAAGATGAAACCTTTATTGTGGCTCAGGGTAAAAAACCGATTTTAAGCACAAACGGCACCATCACCTATGAATTTGAAACCCTTTACGCCAACCCCGGAAAAATAATGGAAGATGGCCGCATTGATTTTCGGGACAGGGGTGATATCCCCTATGCAAGCAAGAATGACCTTCTGGCCACCAAAACCCCGGCCCAGGAAGGCAAGGACGGAATCAGCGTTGCCGGGTTGCCCATCCTTATAGAAGAGGCGGAAGACCCTGTCTTTACGGCCGGAAACGGCACCCGGCTTTCCCAGGACGGATTAAAAATTTACTCGACCCTGGACGGCCAGCCCCACCTGGACCCTCTGGGCGAAATCAGTGTGAACCCGGAACTTTCCATTGCCGGAGATGTGGACTTTGAGACCGGGAATATTGATTTTAAGGGAAATGTTGTTGTGGCCGGAACCATCGAGGGCGTTCAAAATTCTGTGTCAGTTGAATGA
- a CDS encoding DUF342 domain-containing protein — protein MTQNSEHSRTIKEGFTVKGINLTAKEIEGAVIDLTGDLHISDGINDATINSKGNIFAKFINNSKVSAFGDLEIQKEIIDSNIMLSGCCKNPGGVIISSQIIAKAGIEAGKIGTETSDPVQLKVGVDEHIRTQTALIDGQIQKSLDQLQETKEKIQTIEQEDQQLYQLITEKAQAQEMAERQIKETKLELTQLKKANDEPRLNQALEQLKTLAQTAKTAETELNTIFQTQDRYARETEQLKTRIDQIENANKLLVLKKKGLREFSNKAQASPKILVQGSITQNTMIAGPNTSLTLMEDHRKCTIMEKAMEEGGLHYSTMDILDQ, from the coding sequence GTGACACAGAATTCTGAACATTCCCGAACCATCAAGGAAGGCTTTACCGTTAAAGGCATCAATCTGACGGCCAAAGAAATTGAGGGTGCAGTGATTGATCTGACCGGTGATCTGCATATCTCAGACGGGATCAATGATGCCACCATCAATTCCAAGGGAAATATCTTTGCCAAATTTATCAATAATTCAAAGGTCAGCGCCTTTGGAGACCTGGAAATTCAAAAAGAGATCATTGATTCAAACATCATGTTGTCCGGGTGTTGTAAAAATCCCGGGGGCGTAATTATATCCTCACAAATTATTGCAAAGGCAGGAATTGAGGCAGGCAAAATCGGCACGGAGACTTCCGACCCGGTCCAGCTCAAGGTCGGGGTAGACGAACATATCAGAACCCAGACGGCCCTGATCGATGGCCAGATCCAAAAATCTTTGGACCAGCTTCAGGAGACAAAAGAAAAAATACAAACCATCGAACAAGAGGATCAGCAGCTTTACCAGCTCATCACGGAAAAAGCCCAGGCCCAGGAAATGGCAGAAAGACAGATCAAAGAAACAAAATTAGAATTGACCCAGCTCAAAAAAGCAAATGATGAACCCAGGTTGAACCAGGCCCTGGAACAATTAAAAACATTGGCGCAGACAGCCAAAACAGCAGAAACTGAATTGAACACCATCTTTCAAACCCAGGACCGGTATGCCAGGGAAACAGAACAATTAAAAACCCGGATCGACCAAATAGAAAACGCCAACAAACTTTTGGTTCTCAAGAAAAAAGGGCTGCGGGAATTTTCAAACAAAGCCCAAGCCTCACCCAAAATCCTGGTTCAGGGCAGCATTACCCAGAATACCATGATTGCAGGGCCCAATACCAGCCTCACCCTCATGGAAGACCACCGCAAATGCACGATCATGGAAAAGGCCATGGAAGAAGGCGGGCTTCACTATTCTACCATGGATATTTTAGATCAATAA
- a CDS encoding cytosolic protein: protein MVVDMLTRIMVHHGLWFNEVRHQMGMEKALTALDKATKNSVAIAMKHLSATLGFELDNKMPKALVNLEDDTMEKLMAGVAKSWLANDGVWFQAVEFDHGMNDAKRCNDSCWTKFSPYEAHAIKNILGLGENPGLEGLKKALNFRMYAFINQQTIVDEGPKSFVFQMNECRVQLARQRKNLDDYPCKSAGLVEYAYFAEAIDTRIKTQCIGCPPDAHPKEWFCAWRFSLDK from the coding sequence CTGGTGGTTGACATGCTCACCCGGATCATGGTTCACCACGGTCTTTGGTTTAATGAGGTTCGCCACCAGATGGGTATGGAAAAAGCATTAACGGCTTTGGACAAGGCCACAAAAAATTCTGTGGCCATTGCCATGAAGCATCTGTCCGCGACTCTGGGCTTTGAATTGGACAACAAAATGCCCAAAGCCCTGGTAAATCTGGAGGATGATACCATGGAAAAGCTCATGGCCGGCGTGGCCAAATCCTGGCTGGCCAATGACGGGGTCTGGTTCCAGGCGGTGGAGTTTGACCATGGAATGAACGATGCCAAACGGTGCAATGATTCGTGTTGGACAAAATTTTCACCCTATGAGGCCCATGCCATAAAAAATATTTTGGGGCTGGGAGAAAATCCAGGGCTGGAAGGGCTGAAAAAAGCTTTGAATTTCAGGATGTACGCCTTCATAAACCAGCAGACAATTGTTGACGAGGGACCCAAAAGTTTTGTATTTCAGATGAATGAATGCAGGGTTCAGCTGGCAAGGCAGAGGAAAAATCTGGACGATTACCCCTGCAAGTCCGCAGGGCTCGTTGAATATGCCTATTTTGCCGAGGCCATTGATACTCGGATTAAGACCCAATGTATTGGCTGCCCGCCGGATGCCCATCCCAAGGAATGGTTTTGCGCATGGCGGTTCAGCCTTGATAAATGA